tatgatgactaacaattctttatttgtttgtcttttgattgtttgaaatcatgagtatatttgcttgattgatttcatcctatttgcatgaaatattcattcatttatttaagtaaaatcaatattcttcatacttgtgttttgattgtttttgataaaattgattatcttcatgttttaaatatttttgcatgacatgatatgtaaattacatgattgaaaattattcataaattattttcaaatatagtttTCAAAACTTCTTCTCTTAGAAAGACTTCTGCTTTTGTTTTCTGGCTAAAataaccattggtaatcgattaccataatagtgtaatcgattacaagcagttatttctggcaaagttgctctctggtaatcgattaccatatttgtgtaatcgattacgacgcATCCTtgcacctatatattcaaatttcgaATTCTGAAACCTGCAACCTTTCTCTCTCCCGAAAACCCTCGCCCTCAATTTTTCTTccagccatatctcactcaattcttgttCAAATCACTCCCcgcaaagcccaaacttcatcttttttcaatctctttcatttgaaccaATTGAAATCCAGAAAAAACTCTTCAAATGGCGGAACCATCGAAAAAGCGGAAAGGAACTTCGAGTCGGAGTCAGCGGCATTCTAGGTCACAGGAAGCCCCAATTCCTCCCTCCATTCCCTCTGGATCATTATTCTCATCATAGGAACAGTGTATACGAtacacaaacctcttttcctctcgttccattgtagacccaaaattcatagatatggagttcttctcaaatgagaattttgaatgcttccaagcatttgaaaactccaatcttattccattcatgtctCTAAAATTACCTGTCTATTCTGAATTAGTCAAAGCTTTCTGttctaatttagaaattcatGAAGGTATTCTAATGTCTGAAAtttatgggattaagatggtcattgaccaatccccattttatgatttaacaaaattgccTAGTGAAGGTGTACCTTTTGAGGGTGCATTGATTGATGAATGGAAATTcgatttctctgtgcatgatgcccgctggttggtttgcaccaaccaagcggatatgaccggaaggcttcttgccggttcattagCTTTCGAAAGCCGCATCCTCCATTACCTTATTGTTCACATCTTACTccctagatcttcaaaccttgcttAGGTTTCTAAACAAGATCTCattgtcatgtgggcctttcataaaggtttacaaattgattgtgcacatcttgttagatatcgcatgcataaggcattgcgattgaaAGCCCCATTGCCTTATCCTCATCTAGTTActcttttccttcaacacttcaacatccctcttgattatGAAccctatgttccaatcaagagatcattccttataggcgcttcagtcatagcatcctttggttatataaaggagcatgatggctcttgggtgaagaagggtgctagaaatgttggtgaagaaggaaatgaaggagaagattcatctcttctttcgAAGATTATGGAAaggtttgatggtcttcaaacctttgttggtgagaggtttgatACTTTGGAACTGCAAGTAAATATGCgcttcaatgaaatggagtcaagaatGACTAAGGTTGAAAAAGATGTATCTTACATCCGGTCAAGctttgatcttccaccaccgccgccaccatcatcttagacttatattttaatattagtactttgattttcagccttgtattttggctatatcaatatggtatttgaacaatttactatttccctatttgcatggtatttttgaacaaatattaagtatgttatttgactatgtggagtttataattaatctatGCATGGTTGTTTGCTTAATGGTTTCATGGTTCttgcttcttgcttcatgatttggttgatatttttttttatgaacattgtatgaatgtttaaattaaatttgtttgatacgcactttggctttttgttgatgccaaagggggagagaaatgggattaaatcaagaattcacataagtaatcaacttatttttaagataagcataaattaaaaaacaaagggggagaatttatgagagtgatcgactaggaaaaagtgtgtgtgtgtttcttgatttcagaagttgtcatcatcaaaaagggggagattgtagaagcaaagcttcatggtgaataaaaggtgattcaaaggttttttgatgataacaatgatgatgacaaaggtgatgacaaaaagctcaaagatcaatcaaagaacaactcaagtgaatcaagaacaattcaagagttcaagaaaagaatcaagaagaattcaagactcaagaagaaagcctagaatcaagaatcaagattcaaggttcaagatctcaagaatcaagatcaagattcaagaatgaagaaaagactcaatcaagataagtattaatttttttttcaaaactttgaatagcacatgagtttttgacaaaacctttaccaaagagtttttactctctggtaatcgattaccatattgttgtaatcgattaccagtagcaaaatgagtttgaaaaagttttcaaactgaatttacaacgttccaattattttcaaaaggttgtaatcgattacaatgttttggtaatcgattaccaatgcccttgaacgttgaaattcaaattcaaatgtgaagagtcacatcctttcacttaaaagccttgtgtaatcgattacactaatttggtaatcgattaccagtgactgtttctgataaatcaaaagatgtaactcttcaaaaaggtgtttgactttttcaaattggttttaagtttttctaaaagttataactcttctaaatggtcttcatggccagacatgaagagtctataaaagcaaggctttgatttgcttttaaaCATACTTTTTACATTCATTCAATCATCCTTTGCAAGCCTtaaaatctctttgaacttcttctttttctttgtaccaaaagctttctgaagttttctagttttctaaaccttgaaaacttgtgctattcatcttttcattctcttctccctttgccaaaaagaattcgctaaggactaacctcctgaattctttttgtgtctctcttctcccctTTCCAAAAGaccaaaggactaaccgcctgaattcttttgtgtctcccttctcccttgtcaaagaattcaaaacgatacagtctgagaattcttttgattcttccctttccctaatacaaaagtgttcaaaggactaaccgcctgagaattcttttgtatccctattcacaaagtatcaaaggtttaacagcctgagatctttgtcttaacacattggaggatacatcctttgtggtacaagtagagggtacatctacttgggtttgactgagaacaagagagggtacatctcttgtggatcagttctagtggagggtacatccactaggttcaaagagaacaagggagggtacatcccttgtggatctttgcttgtaaaagaatttttacaaggttgaaagaaatctcaaggaccgcaggtcgcttagggactggatgtaggcacgggttgttgccgaaccagtataaaaactcttgtgtgtttgtttccttcttccctactcttttactttccgttgtgcatttaatttccacttttactttgTGTTatgtttctcttctactccatattctcttaacaacataagtaaaagccttaaaagagtaattttaaattagtaaaggtttaggaataattaattcacccccccccttcttaattattctgaggccactcgatccaacagtaTGTCATTGCTTCAACCTTCTTATTCTagtacatctttttttttttgctttaattttGATCCTGTGCTCATTAAAAACTTTATTACACTATCATCCTATGATGTGTTGCCATTTCACCAAAAGAGTATGACCTCTCATGTAATTGTAGTCATAATCAAACTCTTTTGATGTGCCAACAAATGACTGGATGGTAGTGTAGAAAACTTCTGCACAGAATAATAGATCATAACTAAGATGGGATGTCATACAGGAAAAGATAAGATCAATAAGGAATGAATATGTTAAGGAGAATGTTAGTGGCGCCTATTGAGGAAAAATGGTAAATATGGTTAGGACATGAGAGAAAAAGACTATAGAAGCCCATTCAGAAAGGTAGAGGTATAATGGCAGACCAAGAAAGACTCTTATGTGAAACCATGTGTTAGCACTCTAAAAGAAGTCAAGAAAACttgaaataatcatttcctAAAAAAACTTATGAATCTTACTCTAACTAGCTACCCACGTATCATCGAATTGCTATGCTGTGTATAttactaaatatatattatctccACCCCATCCCCACCAAAAAAGAAACCCACTGTGAGGGAGAGTTGTACAGAAACCTTGAAAGTTTTTATTTGCTCTAAGGGTATTGTTCCTGTATGTGGCTATTTCTTGTTGATTTTTCTTTCTGCACTAAGGTTACTGCTATGATATTTTGCTCTTTGGTTGTGGTTACTGGATTTATCAAGTTTGGGATCTTGAAGGGGCTTTGGCTGGtgattttgaatttcttctAATTTGTTTTGTTCAATTCCTTTGCTATTTGGCATTTTAGTGGCTATTTTAATGATCTTGTGTTCTGTTTTCCTTGTATTCTGCTATGATATTTTGCTCTGAGTTTTGTGTGCGTGTTGCTTGTCCCTGACTATTTTTGAGCTTATCACATTTAAATTCAAGCTTTATATCCTGCAAGTGTTTTTGGTCTGTGTTTGTTCTTTGCCTACCACTATCTTGACTGAGCTTAGCATAATTATGCAAttctttttggtttcttttaGAGTTGATAGATATTTAATTGCTgagttctgttattttttttcttgtttctcaaTTCTGTCcctcttattttcatttatcttatctttattttttcattctctttagaCATGAATAAGGAAGGTCATGGGGATTTAGTTGCTAGATTTTTAAGATTATTAGCTTTTGTAGAAGGACGTGCATTTTGTAAAatctatttttgtttcattggatgtaCTGCAACATGGGGATCACTTGTGCAGTTGTGCCTACTTACAAGATCATCTaaatttgttatcttttttaacGTTTGAATAGCTTAAGAAACACTACAAATGTGTTAAAGCCTAATAGAACTTAATGCAGTTTTTTGGTTGTTACCGTTATACTTTTCTGATGTGTATTCGGTTTAGTAATATGTGTATGATATCACAACATGTATACATTTATGAATGGTTCTTGTTGAATTTGGAGGGAGTTAGGAGGGAATAGCTTGATTGATATTGCTTCTGGGTGTAATGCTTTTTCAAAGcatctatatatatagattcTTAATAGACTAAGTGAGGATTGTTTTCTTGATAAAGAGTAAAGGGATGCTACTTCCTAAATACTAACTCCTATCATGAACTGCATGTCATTCTAATAGTTCCAATAGAAGTGAATATTTTGGTGTTGTATTTTCCTTTACTTCATTTTCTGCTTATAATATATATCTTATGATCTTAGACAGGCAAACCATCTTTTCCCTTGCGTGGCCTATATAatttaaagaagataaaaaattgaaactaaaaaggaAGAATTTGGTTATAAGTATAAACTggataataatttattagagataaaCTAACTCTATCTTAATTAACAAGTATGATAACATAAAGTATTAGCGAAGCTGCATATGAATCAAGTGTTGCAGCCAAGGCACAACTTGAGGTAGCCAAAGCTAGATATACAGCATATGTTTCAGATTTAATAGTTGTGAAAGAGGAGCTGGAAGCATTGCACAACGAATATGCTTCCTTAGTGACTGATATAGATGTAGCTATTATGAAAGCTGAAGAGGTTGTTACTACATCAAAGGAAGTAGAGAAGTCTGTTGAAGATTTAATTGTTGAACTAATTGCTGCAAAAGAGTCATTGGAGACTACACATGATGCGCATttggaagaagaggaacaaataataGGAATAGTCATGGCAAGAGATCAAGATTCTCTCAATTGGGAGAAGGAACTTAAATTGGCAGAAGAAGAGCTCCAGAGACTCAACCAGCGAATTTCATCTGCAAAGGAACTCAAATCTAAACTGGAAACAGCCTCTGCTTTGCTGATTGATTTGAAAGCTGAATTAACTGCTTATATGAAATCAAAGTTAAAGCAACAAAGAGGCCCAGAAGAACCAGAGATAAAGACACACACTAACATACGAGAAGTAGTGGCATCAGCTGGAAAGGAACTTGAGGAAGTAAATCTTAACATAGAGAAAGCAACTGCTGAGATTAATATCTTGAAGGTAGTTGCTACATCATTAAAATTGGAACttgaacaacaaaaaacaactcTTGCCTCCATTAGGCAAAGAGAAGGAATGGCCTCTGTTGCTGTGGCATCTTTGGAAGCTGAATTGGAAAAGACCAGATCAAAAATAGGTTTAGTTCAGATGAAGGAGAAAGAAGCTAAAGAGAAAATGACCAAGCTTCCCAAGAAACTACAACTAACAGTTGAAGAGACTAATCAAGGAAAAAGCATAGCTACAGAAAGTAAAGGCAGAAGCAGAGCAAGCCAAGGCTGGAGTAAGTACCTTGGAAAGTAGATTACTTGCAGCTTAAAAGGAGATAGAGGCTGCAAAGGCTTTCGAAAATTTGGCAATAGCAGCAATTAAAGCATTTCAAGAAAAAAgggttcaaataaataataaaattacaacGATGGACATTGatgcaaatctaaaaatgtatATGGTAacctttaaaaaatgaaatagtagGAGGGAATAAAGAAGCTCCTTTTCTCTCTGAAGTGTATCATATCTAAAATGTATATGCCAAGTGTTTTGCTATAACTCTAAGTATTGATTTTCAGGATATGAGAAGTAGCCAGGGGAAAAAAACTTCATTTTGGTTCTGCTGACATGGACACAAGACAGATAGGAGAAAGACAAACTTCAACATGTCACTTGTTGTGTTAGTGTCCATAGTAAGTTGTTAGTAATAACATATCCTAACCTAAGGATTAACTTAAGCGACAAAATGTAGAATAAACCATTTTgctattttcaaataaaatctaAGAATTATGATTCTAATTAATATATCTTCTTCCGTCACTCCAACTaactaaaaattagtttttgtttaaaatagtttttcaaaactaagaaacaaaaacacaatgaGTCACACACCATATGTTAGCTGAAACAAGCCATCGAGATCCTGGACAACAACAGTACTTTAGAACCAAAAATACATGGCTAGCAATTGTTATATTGACCATATTATGTGGTCATCAAGTGTACCTTCATAATCTTTTACTTTCTCTTAAAGAAAATGTACATATGGCTTCTTAAATTCTATCACAAGATACCAACCCTTCAAGCTGTAACTATTAATTTGTTAGTGTAAAACATGGCagcaattttcaataaaagtacACAGATAATCTAATGAACCAAAtgcataatgaaaaaaaaatcacattgagatttcaaatattttgataaaaaaaaggttcCAAAGAATTTATCAATGAGGTTGGTGAGGGTTGGAAGGTGAACCTCTTGCAGAGAATCAGATTTTGCTCTAAAAGATGCTTCCAGTTATTCAGCTTCTATCAAAGTTTTCGTATTTTCTCCAAGTGAGAACAAGCTTCTTTCAAATGCTCTTTTCCAAAACTAGAGATTCATACATGAAACTCTTGAACCAAATTTTCAAGTCTTATAACAGTTTCTTCAACACTTTTCAgtgctgtcgcaacctacccttcggcgggagggcgacacgtGACTCgtgggtgcatcttccaagaaaggaatacgcgcggagtcgccaccaacatttatttgaggaaaacatcggaaaaaccggaaaaagacatgatctacgaactttaagtgaaaggtttgggagttgtatttatgcacggggaaggtattagcaccccacgcgtctttCACAAGACACgtcagcctttaatcaaatgtgcaaacatgacttcaattttatgttcccttttacgtttttattcctttttatattttttatctttttgcggtcgacgagggtgtttctcttgctcctacgtattccttaattgcgataaggaaatcagacctacgtagttctttgtgaacaaagt
This region of Glycine max cultivar Williams 82 chromosome 7, Glycine_max_v4.0, whole genome shotgun sequence genomic DNA includes:
- the LOC102662316 gene encoding protein WEAK CHLOROPLAST MOVEMENT UNDER BLUE LIGHT 1-like, producing MERFDGLQTFVGERFDTLELQVNMRFNEMESRMTKVEKDVSYIRISEAAYESSVAAKAQLEVAKARYTAYVSDLIVVKEELEALHNEYASLVTDIDVAIMKAEEVVTTSKEVEKSVEDLIVELIAAKESLETTHDAHLEEEEQIIGIVMARDQDSLNWEKELKLAEEELQRLNQRISSAKELKSKLETASALLIDLKAELTAYMKSKLKQQRGPEEPEIKTHTNIREVVASAGKELEEVNLNIEKATAEINILKVVATSLKLELEQQKTTLASIRQREGMASVAVASLEAELEKTRSKIGLVQMKEKEAKEKMTKLPKKLQLTVEETNQGKSIATESKGRSRASQGWSKYLGK